A window from Chrysemys picta bellii isolate R12L10 chromosome 20, ASM1138683v2, whole genome shotgun sequence encodes these proteins:
- the LOC101937433 gene encoding sialic acid-binding Ig-like lectin 12 — translation MGRALLPQHVAGERELPPQGPLWRAGGPATLRVLILALLWRGSLSQPPGFTLVVPQSVSMQEGLCVFIPCNFTFPASYDTDNPSAQLYGQWYKEPATVGQDYPVASSVPSVGVSQETQGRFRLTGDPAHGDCSLKISDARQTDAGRYFFYIEKGMLDHTYRSNSDGTAPALTISVPELTEEPEIQISPAWGLPGMLLAGEPVTVTCTAPGRCSGSPPQVTWTRPFSDRARNVSAQLANGTWAHSSELCFTPTLSDNGKELVCTVTYSSAQGPSTRRTVQLHIGCE, via the exons AtgggcagagccctgctgccacagcaTGTCGCCGGGGAAAGGGAACTCCCGCCTCAGGGCCCCCTCTGGAGAGCAGGGGGTCCTGCCACGCTGAGGGTCCTGATCCTCGCACTGCTCTGGAGGG GGTCCCTGTCCCAGCCACCTGGATTTACCCTGGTGGTGCCGCAGTCGGTGTCCATgcaggagggtctctgtgtcTTCATCCCCTGCAACTTCACGTTCCCAGCCTCGTACGACACCGACAATCCCTCGGCCCAGCTATACGGACAATGGTACAAGGAGCCTGCTACTGTGGGCCAGGATTATCCTGTGGCCAGCAGTGTCCCCAGCGTGGGGGTGTCGCAGGAGACGCAGGGCCGGTTCCGGCTGACGGGGGATCCAGCGCACGGCGACTGCTCCCTGAAAATCAGTGATGCCCGACAGACGGATGCGGGGAGATATTTCTTTTACATCGAGAAAGGCATGTTAGATCACACTTACCGCTCCAATTCCGATGGCACTGCCCCTGCGCTCACGATCTCCGTGCCAG AGCTGACGGAGGAGCCAGAGATCCAGATCTCGCCGGCGTGGGGGCTGCCAGGGATGCTGTTGGCCGGGGAGCCGGTTACTGTGACCTGCACGGCCCCCGGGCGCTGCTCCGGGTCCCCTCCCCAAGTCACCTGGACGAGGCCATTCAGCGACAGAGCCCGGAACGTCTCAGCCCAGCTGGCGAACGGCACCTGGGCCCACAGCTCCGAGCTCTGCTTCACACCCACCCTGTCGGACAATGGCAAAGAGCTTGTCTGTACCGTCACCTACAGCTCAGCACAGGGACCTTCCACCCGCAGAACCGTCCAGCTCCACATCGGCTGTGagtga